From Clarias gariepinus isolate MV-2021 ecotype Netherlands chromosome 2, CGAR_prim_01v2, whole genome shotgun sequence, one genomic window encodes:
- the LOC128542303 gene encoding anoctamin-9 isoform X1, producing MANKMKHKRQGSIELLEAIGVVKRENSTGSLATLISHSPNVFDYVLVAQEMDEDIANKSSRKKRDFLKALKNKNLQITTLAHDDKVFYGITAPKEIFETYRYLLKVTDGCNWSCEQQGNTPQSTRIRIVDYILHHTSIDTDGVPGYLSDLIKENVFQDQFCLHEKEEQKELRKTWARWAAAFNGQPVTDVRHYFGEKVALYFLWLGWYTFLLIPAALLGVIVFLYGLFFFRGNPLINEVCDSDTIMCPLCDKPCKVWRLSDTCTYAKLSTLFDNEGTVAFAMFMAVWATVFLEFWKRHTASYVCEWKVFDWCEEEEELILEIVNNPNCKSVKFSHSYLRNTLVMVLMTLMLLLIIGLAHALVVFRVIASVEFAKQEQLPFLSENSYTVALMLGAVLHYLTITIMTWVNRRVALKLCELEKVHSHAAVERSFTVKMFTFQFFTLFSSLIYTAFFLGRINGYPGGYVRIAKIWRLEECHPSGCLTDLFIQMAIIMLLKQFIGNVFEFSGPWFKGWLKRRQSRNMRKKVRWCSEKNCVQGTGGTDLCDNCKLRDLLWNFDLNNVDSFSLFNEFLEMVIQFSFTTIFVAAFPLAPLLALLNNIIEIRLDAIKMLRLERRLVPRKTNDIGVWTDVLETIGVLAVIANGLVIGISSDFIPRLVYRYHYGPCANSSTSGVECMSGYINNSLSIAYTNDENIKKDFVTKQLIHMDRKVTHCSYRSYRSKDDYTLTHQFWVIQAVRFAFVILFEHVVVMCKCIAGWFVPTSPLEVKNTRLQDKLGQLKEQLRINGFPLFPGQQHFKYK from the exons ATGGCCAACAAGATGAAGCACAAGAGACAG GGAAGCATTGAACTGTTAGAAGCTATTGGGGTGGTAAAGAGAGAAAATAGCACTGGGAGCCTTGCTACGCTTATTTCG CACTCCCCAAATGTCTTCGACTATGTCCTGGTGGCCCAGGAAATGGATGAAGATATAGCAAACAAGAGCTCCAGGAAGAAACGCGATTTCCTAAAAGCTTTGAAGAACAAGAATTTACAGATAACG ACACTTGCTCATGATGATAAAGTGTTTTATGGAATCACAGCCCCAAAAGAGATCTTCGAGACATACAGATATCTGCTTAAAGTGACTGATGGATGTAACTGGAgctgtgaacagcaggggaatACACCACAATCAACAAG GATACGGATTGTAGACTACATCCTACACCACACCAGCATTGACACTGATg GTGTTCCGGGGTATCTGTCAGACCTCATTAAAGAGAATGTTTTTCAGGATCAGTTTTGTCTTCATGAG AAAGAGGAACAGAAAGAGCTGAGAAAGACTTGGGCTAGATGGGCTGCCGCTTTCAATGGTCAACCCGTAACTGATGTAAG ACACTACTTTGGAGAAAAGGTGGCTCTGTATTTCCTATGGCTGGGCTGGTACACATTTTTGCTAATCCCTGCGGCTCTCCTGGGCGTCATAGTCTTCCTTTATGGTCTATTTTTCTTCAGAGGCAACCCTCTGAT AAATGAGGTGTGTGACTCAGACACTATAATGTGTCCACTGTGCGATAAGCCATGTAAGGTCTGGCGGCTGTCTGATACATGCACATACGCAAAG TTGAGCACATTATTTGACAATGAAGGAACAGTCGCATTTGCTATGTTCATGGCAGTCTGGG CTACTGTGTTTCTAGAATTCTGGAAGCGCCACACAGCCTCATATGTCTGCGAGTGGAAGGTTTTTGACTGGTGTGAAGAAGAG GAGGAACTAATACTGGAGATAGTGAATAATCCCAACTGCAAGTCAGTGAAGTTCAGTCACTCATACCTGCGCAATACGCTAGTAATGGTGCTAATGACACTCATG TTGCTGCTGATCATTGGATTGGCTCATGCCCTTGTGGTGTTCAGGGTAATAGCCAGTGTGGAGTTTGCTAAGCAAGAACAATTGCCTTTTCTTAGTGAAAACAGCTACACAGTGGCTTTGATGCTTGGAGCAGTGCTGCACTACCTCACAATAACCATCATGACTTGg GTCAATCGCAGAGTGGCATTGAAGTTATGTGAATTAG AGAAGGTGCATTCACATGCTGCTGTTGAAAGGAGCTTTACGGTGAAGATGTTCACTTTCCAGTTCTTTACTCTTTTTTCCTCACTTATCTACACAGCATTCTTTCTCGGCAG GATAAATGGATATCCAGGTGGATATGTAAGGATAGCTAAAATCTGGAGATTAGAAGAG TGTCATCCTAGTGGATGTCTTACTGACCTGTTCATTCAGATGGCCATCATCATGTTGCTTAAACAGTTCATTGGCAACGTGTTTGAGTTTTCAGGCCC TTGGTTCAAAGGTTGGCTAAAAAGGCGACAGAGTCGTAATATGAGGAAGAAGGTCCGATGGTGTTCGGAGAAGAACTGTGTGCAGGGCACAGGAGGCACTGATCTGTGTGACAACTGTAAACTTAGGGACTTGCTCTGGAACTTTGACCTCAATAATGTGGACTCCTTTAGCCTCTTTAACGAATTCCTAGAAATGG TAATCCAGTTCAGTTTCACCACCATCTTTGTGGCTGCATTTCCCCTCGCTCCTCTGCTTGCTCTGCTTAACAATATCATTGAAATCAGATTGGATGCCATTAAAATGTTGCGTCTGGAGCGAAGGCTGGTGCCTAGGAAGACTAACGACATTG GGGTTTGGACAGATGTGCTGGAAACAATTGGTGTGCTAGCTGTCATTGCCAATGGGCTGGTCATTGGCATATCATCTGATTTTATCCCACGGTTGGTGTATCGATACCACTATGGACCCTGTGCTAATTCCAGTACTAGTGGTGTTGA atgCATGTCTGGCTATATTAATAATTCTTTATCTATTGCTTACACAAATGATGAGAACATCAAAAAAGACTTTGTAACCAAGCAACTCATTCATATGGACAGGAAGGTGACACACTGCAG ttatagaAGTTATAGGAGTAAGGATGACTACACATTGACCCATCAGTTTTGGGTCATTCAGGCAGTTCGCTTTGCCTTCGTCATTCTTTTTGAG CATGTGGTCGTGATGTGCAAGTGCATCGCAGGGTGGTTTGTCCCCACTTCTCCCTTAGAGGTAAAAAATACGAGGCTGCAAGACAAGCTTGGACAACTGAAAGAACAGCTCCG AATTAATGGATTTCCATTATTCCCGGGACAACAACATTTCAAGTATAAGTGA
- the LOC128542303 gene encoding anoctamin-9 isoform X2, which yields MANKMKHKRQGSIELLEAIGVVKRENSTGSLATLISHSPNVFDYVLVAQEMDEDIANKSSRKKRDFLKALKNKNLQITTLAHDDKVFYGITAPKEIFETYRYLLKVTDGCNWSCEQQGNTPQSTRIRIVDYILHHTSIDTDGVPGYLSDLIKENVFQDQFCLHEKEEQKELRKTWARWAAAFNGQPVTDVRHYFGEKVALYFLWLGWYTFLLIPAALLGVIVFLYGLFFFRGNPLINEVCDSDTIMCPLCDKPCKVWRLSDTCTYAKLSTLFDNEGTVAFAMFMAVWATVFLEFWKRHTASYVCEWKVFDWCEEEEELILEIVNNPNCKSVKFSHSYLRNTLVMVLMTLMLLLIIGLAHALVVFRVIASVEFAKQEQLPFLSENSYTVALMLGAVLHYLTITIMTWVNRRVALKLCELAFFLGRINGYPGGYVRIAKIWRLEECHPSGCLTDLFIQMAIIMLLKQFIGNVFEFSGPWFKGWLKRRQSRNMRKKVRWCSEKNCVQGTGGTDLCDNCKLRDLLWNFDLNNVDSFSLFNEFLEMVIQFSFTTIFVAAFPLAPLLALLNNIIEIRLDAIKMLRLERRLVPRKTNDIGVWTDVLETIGVLAVIANGLVIGISSDFIPRLVYRYHYGPCANSSTSGVECMSGYINNSLSIAYTNDENIKKDFVTKQLIHMDRKVTHCSYRSYRSKDDYTLTHQFWVIQAVRFAFVILFEHVVVMCKCIAGWFVPTSPLEVKNTRLQDKLGQLKEQLRINGFPLFPGQQHFKYK from the exons ATGGCCAACAAGATGAAGCACAAGAGACAG GGAAGCATTGAACTGTTAGAAGCTATTGGGGTGGTAAAGAGAGAAAATAGCACTGGGAGCCTTGCTACGCTTATTTCG CACTCCCCAAATGTCTTCGACTATGTCCTGGTGGCCCAGGAAATGGATGAAGATATAGCAAACAAGAGCTCCAGGAAGAAACGCGATTTCCTAAAAGCTTTGAAGAACAAGAATTTACAGATAACG ACACTTGCTCATGATGATAAAGTGTTTTATGGAATCACAGCCCCAAAAGAGATCTTCGAGACATACAGATATCTGCTTAAAGTGACTGATGGATGTAACTGGAgctgtgaacagcaggggaatACACCACAATCAACAAG GATACGGATTGTAGACTACATCCTACACCACACCAGCATTGACACTGATg GTGTTCCGGGGTATCTGTCAGACCTCATTAAAGAGAATGTTTTTCAGGATCAGTTTTGTCTTCATGAG AAAGAGGAACAGAAAGAGCTGAGAAAGACTTGGGCTAGATGGGCTGCCGCTTTCAATGGTCAACCCGTAACTGATGTAAG ACACTACTTTGGAGAAAAGGTGGCTCTGTATTTCCTATGGCTGGGCTGGTACACATTTTTGCTAATCCCTGCGGCTCTCCTGGGCGTCATAGTCTTCCTTTATGGTCTATTTTTCTTCAGAGGCAACCCTCTGAT AAATGAGGTGTGTGACTCAGACACTATAATGTGTCCACTGTGCGATAAGCCATGTAAGGTCTGGCGGCTGTCTGATACATGCACATACGCAAAG TTGAGCACATTATTTGACAATGAAGGAACAGTCGCATTTGCTATGTTCATGGCAGTCTGGG CTACTGTGTTTCTAGAATTCTGGAAGCGCCACACAGCCTCATATGTCTGCGAGTGGAAGGTTTTTGACTGGTGTGAAGAAGAG GAGGAACTAATACTGGAGATAGTGAATAATCCCAACTGCAAGTCAGTGAAGTTCAGTCACTCATACCTGCGCAATACGCTAGTAATGGTGCTAATGACACTCATG TTGCTGCTGATCATTGGATTGGCTCATGCCCTTGTGGTGTTCAGGGTAATAGCCAGTGTGGAGTTTGCTAAGCAAGAACAATTGCCTTTTCTTAGTGAAAACAGCTACACAGTGGCTTTGATGCTTGGAGCAGTGCTGCACTACCTCACAATAACCATCATGACTTGg GTCAATCGCAGAGTGGCATTGAAGTTATGTGAATTAG CATTCTTTCTCGGCAG GATAAATGGATATCCAGGTGGATATGTAAGGATAGCTAAAATCTGGAGATTAGAAGAG TGTCATCCTAGTGGATGTCTTACTGACCTGTTCATTCAGATGGCCATCATCATGTTGCTTAAACAGTTCATTGGCAACGTGTTTGAGTTTTCAGGCCC TTGGTTCAAAGGTTGGCTAAAAAGGCGACAGAGTCGTAATATGAGGAAGAAGGTCCGATGGTGTTCGGAGAAGAACTGTGTGCAGGGCACAGGAGGCACTGATCTGTGTGACAACTGTAAACTTAGGGACTTGCTCTGGAACTTTGACCTCAATAATGTGGACTCCTTTAGCCTCTTTAACGAATTCCTAGAAATGG TAATCCAGTTCAGTTTCACCACCATCTTTGTGGCTGCATTTCCCCTCGCTCCTCTGCTTGCTCTGCTTAACAATATCATTGAAATCAGATTGGATGCCATTAAAATGTTGCGTCTGGAGCGAAGGCTGGTGCCTAGGAAGACTAACGACATTG GGGTTTGGACAGATGTGCTGGAAACAATTGGTGTGCTAGCTGTCATTGCCAATGGGCTGGTCATTGGCATATCATCTGATTTTATCCCACGGTTGGTGTATCGATACCACTATGGACCCTGTGCTAATTCCAGTACTAGTGGTGTTGA atgCATGTCTGGCTATATTAATAATTCTTTATCTATTGCTTACACAAATGATGAGAACATCAAAAAAGACTTTGTAACCAAGCAACTCATTCATATGGACAGGAAGGTGACACACTGCAG ttatagaAGTTATAGGAGTAAGGATGACTACACATTGACCCATCAGTTTTGGGTCATTCAGGCAGTTCGCTTTGCCTTCGTCATTCTTTTTGAG CATGTGGTCGTGATGTGCAAGTGCATCGCAGGGTGGTTTGTCCCCACTTCTCCCTTAGAGGTAAAAAATACGAGGCTGCAAGACAAGCTTGGACAACTGAAAGAACAGCTCCG AATTAATGGATTTCCATTATTCCCGGGACAACAACATTTCAAGTATAAGTGA
- the LOC128542303 gene encoding anoctamin-9 isoform X3 has protein sequence MANKMKHKRQGSIELLEAIGVVKRENSTGSLATLISHSPNVFDYVLVAQEMDEDIANKSSRKKRDFLKALKNKNLQITTLAHDDKVFYGITAPKEIFETYRYLLKVTDGCNWSCEQQGNTPQSTRIRIVDYILHHTSIDTDGVPGYLSDLIKENVFQDQFCLHEKEEQKELRKTWARWAAAFNGQPVTDVRHYFGEKVALYFLWLGWYTFLLIPAALLGVIVFLYGLFFFRGNPLINEVCDSDTIMCPLCDKPCKVWRLSDTCTYAKLSTLFDNEGTVAFAMFMAVWATVFLEFWKRHTASYVCEWKVFDWCEEEEELILEIVNNPNCKSVKFSHSYLRNTLVMVLMTLMLLLIIGLAHALVVFRVIASVEFAKQEQLPFLSENSYTVALMLGAVLHYLTITIMTWVNRRVALKLCELEKVHSHAAVERSFTVKMFTFQFFTLFSSLIYTAFFLGSWFKGWLKRRQSRNMRKKVRWCSEKNCVQGTGGTDLCDNCKLRDLLWNFDLNNVDSFSLFNEFLEMVIQFSFTTIFVAAFPLAPLLALLNNIIEIRLDAIKMLRLERRLVPRKTNDIGVWTDVLETIGVLAVIANGLVIGISSDFIPRLVYRYHYGPCANSSTSGVECMSGYINNSLSIAYTNDENIKKDFVTKQLIHMDRKVTHCSYRSYRSKDDYTLTHQFWVIQAVRFAFVILFEHVVVMCKCIAGWFVPTSPLEVKNTRLQDKLGQLKEQLRINGFPLFPGQQHFKYK, from the exons ATGGCCAACAAGATGAAGCACAAGAGACAG GGAAGCATTGAACTGTTAGAAGCTATTGGGGTGGTAAAGAGAGAAAATAGCACTGGGAGCCTTGCTACGCTTATTTCG CACTCCCCAAATGTCTTCGACTATGTCCTGGTGGCCCAGGAAATGGATGAAGATATAGCAAACAAGAGCTCCAGGAAGAAACGCGATTTCCTAAAAGCTTTGAAGAACAAGAATTTACAGATAACG ACACTTGCTCATGATGATAAAGTGTTTTATGGAATCACAGCCCCAAAAGAGATCTTCGAGACATACAGATATCTGCTTAAAGTGACTGATGGATGTAACTGGAgctgtgaacagcaggggaatACACCACAATCAACAAG GATACGGATTGTAGACTACATCCTACACCACACCAGCATTGACACTGATg GTGTTCCGGGGTATCTGTCAGACCTCATTAAAGAGAATGTTTTTCAGGATCAGTTTTGTCTTCATGAG AAAGAGGAACAGAAAGAGCTGAGAAAGACTTGGGCTAGATGGGCTGCCGCTTTCAATGGTCAACCCGTAACTGATGTAAG ACACTACTTTGGAGAAAAGGTGGCTCTGTATTTCCTATGGCTGGGCTGGTACACATTTTTGCTAATCCCTGCGGCTCTCCTGGGCGTCATAGTCTTCCTTTATGGTCTATTTTTCTTCAGAGGCAACCCTCTGAT AAATGAGGTGTGTGACTCAGACACTATAATGTGTCCACTGTGCGATAAGCCATGTAAGGTCTGGCGGCTGTCTGATACATGCACATACGCAAAG TTGAGCACATTATTTGACAATGAAGGAACAGTCGCATTTGCTATGTTCATGGCAGTCTGGG CTACTGTGTTTCTAGAATTCTGGAAGCGCCACACAGCCTCATATGTCTGCGAGTGGAAGGTTTTTGACTGGTGTGAAGAAGAG GAGGAACTAATACTGGAGATAGTGAATAATCCCAACTGCAAGTCAGTGAAGTTCAGTCACTCATACCTGCGCAATACGCTAGTAATGGTGCTAATGACACTCATG TTGCTGCTGATCATTGGATTGGCTCATGCCCTTGTGGTGTTCAGGGTAATAGCCAGTGTGGAGTTTGCTAAGCAAGAACAATTGCCTTTTCTTAGTGAAAACAGCTACACAGTGGCTTTGATGCTTGGAGCAGTGCTGCACTACCTCACAATAACCATCATGACTTGg GTCAATCGCAGAGTGGCATTGAAGTTATGTGAATTAG AGAAGGTGCATTCACATGCTGCTGTTGAAAGGAGCTTTACGGTGAAGATGTTCACTTTCCAGTTCTTTACTCTTTTTTCCTCACTTATCTACACAGCATTCTTTCTCGGCAG TTGGTTCAAAGGTTGGCTAAAAAGGCGACAGAGTCGTAATATGAGGAAGAAGGTCCGATGGTGTTCGGAGAAGAACTGTGTGCAGGGCACAGGAGGCACTGATCTGTGTGACAACTGTAAACTTAGGGACTTGCTCTGGAACTTTGACCTCAATAATGTGGACTCCTTTAGCCTCTTTAACGAATTCCTAGAAATGG TAATCCAGTTCAGTTTCACCACCATCTTTGTGGCTGCATTTCCCCTCGCTCCTCTGCTTGCTCTGCTTAACAATATCATTGAAATCAGATTGGATGCCATTAAAATGTTGCGTCTGGAGCGAAGGCTGGTGCCTAGGAAGACTAACGACATTG GGGTTTGGACAGATGTGCTGGAAACAATTGGTGTGCTAGCTGTCATTGCCAATGGGCTGGTCATTGGCATATCATCTGATTTTATCCCACGGTTGGTGTATCGATACCACTATGGACCCTGTGCTAATTCCAGTACTAGTGGTGTTGA atgCATGTCTGGCTATATTAATAATTCTTTATCTATTGCTTACACAAATGATGAGAACATCAAAAAAGACTTTGTAACCAAGCAACTCATTCATATGGACAGGAAGGTGACACACTGCAG ttatagaAGTTATAGGAGTAAGGATGACTACACATTGACCCATCAGTTTTGGGTCATTCAGGCAGTTCGCTTTGCCTTCGTCATTCTTTTTGAG CATGTGGTCGTGATGTGCAAGTGCATCGCAGGGTGGTTTGTCCCCACTTCTCCCTTAGAGGTAAAAAATACGAGGCTGCAAGACAAGCTTGGACAACTGAAAGAACAGCTCCG AATTAATGGATTTCCATTATTCCCGGGACAACAACATTTCAAGTATAAGTGA